One Ictalurus furcatus strain D&B chromosome 21, Billie_1.0, whole genome shotgun sequence genomic region harbors:
- the znf740a gene encoding gastrula zinc finger protein XlCGF46.1 isoform X6 translates to MSHIPTTSVRDHMKWAGLLGCEAVLSSMALMQASTISAPKKMMTSLAPPPVPGSTQRDPQGHMGLTAAMTCPPLLVRKEGDFHAPRLLDEKEMRPSEDMQLKKKNRKSGTPCKVREQEGKGGKAVVVDENGNCPLSKVQKNFICDHCYGAFRSGYHLKRHILIHTGEKPFACAICDMRFIQRYHLERHSLTHTGVKPYACSMCDRRFFQRYHLQRHSLTHTGVKPYACSMCDMKFFQRYHLQRHSLTHTGVKPYACSMCDMKFFQRYHLQRHSLTHTGVKPYACSMCHMRFFQRCHLQRHTLTHTGVKPFACTMCDMRFFQRYHLQRHSITHTGVKPYACSMCDMRFFHRYHLQRHSLTHTGVKPYACNMCDMRFFQRYHLQRHSLTHTGVKPYACSMCDMRFFQRYHLQRHSLTHTGVKPYACSMCDMRFFQRYHLERHSLTHTGEKPFACDMCDMRFIQRYHLERHKRVHSGEKPYQCERCQQNFSRTDRLLRHRRLCQGRGVAKVEATPCCEPRPFSQDPLPAPPPAPPNTWSRLAV, encoded by the exons ATGTCACACATACCAACCACCTCGGTCCGTGACCATATGAAATGG gcgGGGCTGCTCGGATGTGAAGCTGTCCTCTCCAGTATGGCTCTGATGCAGGCCAGCACCATTTCTGCTCCAAAGAAGATGATGACATCACTGGCCCCGCCCCCTGTTCCGGGTTCCACTCAGAGGGACCCGCAGGGACACATGGGCTTAACGGCGGCCATGACCTGCCCTCCACTG CTTGTCCGTAAAGAAGGAGACTTTCACGCCCCCCGCCTGCTGGACGAGAAGGAAATGAGACCCAGTGAGGACATGcagctgaagaagaagaacaggaagtCGGGAACGCCCTGCAAAGTCAGAGAGCAGGAGGGGAAAGGAGGGAAG GCTGTTGTGGTGGACGAGAATGGGAATTGTCCACTTTCCAAAGTGCAGAAGAACTTCATCTGTGATCACTGCTACGGCGCCTTCAGAAGCGGCTATCATCTGAAACGACACATTCTCATTCACACCG GGGAGAAGCCATTTGCTTGTGCCATATGTGACATGAGGTTTATTCAGCGTTACCACTTGGAGAGACACAGCCTCACGCATACTG GGGTGAAGCCCTACGCTTGCTCCATGTGTGACAGGCGTTTTTTCCAACGCTAccacctgcagagacacagcCTCACTCATACGG GGGTGAAGCCGTATGCTTGTTCCATGTGTGACATGAAGTTTTTTCAGCGTTAccacctgcagagacacagcCTAACCCATACGG GGGTGAAGCCGTATGCTTGTTCCATGTGTGACATGAAGTTTTTTCAGCGTTAccacctgcagagacacagcCTAACCCATACGG GGGTGAAGCCATATGCTTGCTCCATGTGCCATATGAGGTTTTTTCAGCGTTGTCACCTTCAACGACACACTCTCACCCACACGG GGGTGAAGCCATTTGCTTGCACCATGTGTGATATGAGATTTTTTCAACGCTACCACCTCCAGAGACACAGCATCACCCATACGG GAGTGAAGCCTTACGCTTGTTCCATGTGTGACATGCGTTTTTTCCACCGTTACCATCTGCAGAGACACAGCCTCACTCACACGG GGGTGAAGCCCTATGCTTGTAACATGTGTGACATGCGTTTTTTCCAACGCTAccacctgcagagacacagcCTCACCCATACGG GGGTGAAGCCGTACGCTTGCTCGATGTGCGACATGAGGTTTTTTCAACGTTACCACCTCCAGAGACACAGCCTCACTCATACGG GGGTGAAGCCGTATGCTTGCTCCATGTGTGACATGAGATTTTTCCAGCGTTACCACTTGGAAAGACACAGCCTCACTCACACGG gtgagaAGCCGTTTGCGTGTGATATGTGTGACATGCGCTTCATCCAGAGATATCACCTGGAGAGACACAAGCGCGTTCACAgcggagagaaaccgtatcagtGTGAGCGATGCCAACAG AATTTCTCGAGAACGGACCGGCTGCTCAGACACAGACGGCTGTGCCAGGGAAGGGGTGTGGCTAAAGTGGAGGCTACGCCCTGCTGTGAGCCCCGCCCATTTTCTCAAGACCCACTCCCGGCTCCGCCTCCAGCTCCACCTAACACCTGGAGTCGACTCGCAGTCTGA
- the znf740a gene encoding gastrula zinc finger protein XlCGF46.1 isoform X7, which produces MSHIPTTSVRDHMKWAGLLGCEAVLSSMALMQASTISAPKKMMTSLAPPPVPGSTQRDPQGHMGLTAAMTCPPLLVRKEGDFHAPRLLDEKEMRPSEDMQLKKKNRKSGTPCKVREQEGKGGKAVVVDENGNCPLSKVQKNFICDHCYGAFRSGYHLKRHILIHTGEKPFACAICDMRFIQRYHLERHSLTHTGVKPYACTMCDMRFFQRYHLQRHSLIHTGVKPYACSMCDRRFFQRYHLQRHSLTHTGVKPYACSMCDMKFFQRYHLQRHSLTHTGVKPYACSMCDMKFFQRYHLQRHSLTHTGVKPYACSMCHMRFFQRCHLQRHTLTHTGVKPFACTMCDMRFFQRYHLQRHSITHTGVKPYACSMCDMRFFHRYHLQRHSLTHTGVKPYACNMCDMRFFQRYHLQRHSLTHTGEKPFACDMCDMRFIQRYHLERHKRVHSGEKPYQCERCQQNFSRTDRLLRHRRLCQGRGVAKVEATPCCEPRPFSQDPLPAPPPAPPNTWSRLAV; this is translated from the exons ATGTCACACATACCAACCACCTCGGTCCGTGACCATATGAAATGG gcgGGGCTGCTCGGATGTGAAGCTGTCCTCTCCAGTATGGCTCTGATGCAGGCCAGCACCATTTCTGCTCCAAAGAAGATGATGACATCACTGGCCCCGCCCCCTGTTCCGGGTTCCACTCAGAGGGACCCGCAGGGACACATGGGCTTAACGGCGGCCATGACCTGCCCTCCACTG CTTGTCCGTAAAGAAGGAGACTTTCACGCCCCCCGCCTGCTGGACGAGAAGGAAATGAGACCCAGTGAGGACATGcagctgaagaagaagaacaggaagtCGGGAACGCCCTGCAAAGTCAGAGAGCAGGAGGGGAAAGGAGGGAAG GCTGTTGTGGTGGACGAGAATGGGAATTGTCCACTTTCCAAAGTGCAGAAGAACTTCATCTGTGATCACTGCTACGGCGCCTTCAGAAGCGGCTATCATCTGAAACGACACATTCTCATTCACACCG GGGAGAAGCCATTTGCTTGTGCCATATGTGACATGAGGTTTATTCAGCGTTACCACTTGGAGAGACACAGCCTCACGCATACTG GGGTGAAACCGTATGCTTGCACCATGTGTGACATGCGGTTTTTCCAACGTTACCACCTTCAGAGACACAGCCTCATACATACGG GGGTGAAGCCCTACGCTTGCTCCATGTGTGACAGGCGTTTTTTCCAACGCTAccacctgcagagacacagcCTCACTCATACGG GGGTGAAGCCGTATGCTTGTTCCATGTGTGACATGAAGTTTTTTCAGCGTTAccacctgcagagacacagcCTAACCCATACGG GGGTGAAGCCGTATGCTTGTTCCATGTGTGACATGAAGTTTTTTCAGCGTTAccacctgcagagacacagcCTAACCCATACGG GGGTGAAGCCATATGCTTGCTCCATGTGCCATATGAGGTTTTTTCAGCGTTGTCACCTTCAACGACACACTCTCACCCACACGG GGGTGAAGCCATTTGCTTGCACCATGTGTGATATGAGATTTTTTCAACGCTACCACCTCCAGAGACACAGCATCACCCATACGG GAGTGAAGCCTTACGCTTGTTCCATGTGTGACATGCGTTTTTTCCACCGTTACCATCTGCAGAGACACAGCCTCACTCACACGG GGGTGAAGCCCTATGCTTGTAACATGTGTGACATGCGTTTTTTCCAACGCTAccacctgcagagacacagcCTCACCCATACGG gtgagaAGCCGTTTGCGTGTGATATGTGTGACATGCGCTTCATCCAGAGATATCACCTGGAGAGACACAAGCGCGTTCACAgcggagagaaaccgtatcagtGTGAGCGATGCCAACAG AATTTCTCGAGAACGGACCGGCTGCTCAGACACAGACGGCTGTGCCAGGGAAGGGGTGTGGCTAAAGTGGAGGCTACGCCCTGCTGTGAGCCCCGCCCATTTTCTCAAGACCCACTCCCGGCTCCGCCTCCAGCTCCACCTAACACCTGGAGTCGACTCGCAGTCTGA
- the znf740a gene encoding gastrula zinc finger protein XlCGF46.1 isoform X5, protein MSHIPTTSVRDHMKWAGLLGCEAVLSSMALMQASTISAPKKMMTSLAPPPVPGSTQRDPQGHMGLTAAMTCPPLLVRKEGDFHAPRLLDEKEMRPSEDMQLKKKNRKSGTPCKVREQEGKGGKAVVVDENGNCPLSKVQKNFICDHCYGAFRSGYHLKRHILIHTGEKPFACAICDMRFIQRYHLERHSLTHTGVKPYACTMCDMRFFQRYHLQRHSLIHTGVKPYACSMCDRRFFQRYHLQRHSLTHTGVKPYACSMCDMKFFQRYHLQRHSLTHTGVKPYACSMCDMKFFQRYHLQRHSLTHTGVKPYACSMCHMRFFQRCHLQRHTLTHTGVKPFACTMCDMRFFQRYHLQRHSITHTGVKPYACSMCDMRFFHRYHLQRHSLTHTGVKPYACSMCDMRFFQRYHLQRHSLTHTGVKPYACSMCDMRFFQRYHLERHSLTHTGEKPFACDMCDMRFIQRYHLERHKRVHSGEKPYQCERCQQNFSRTDRLLRHRRLCQGRGVAKVEATPCCEPRPFSQDPLPAPPPAPPNTWSRLAV, encoded by the exons ATGTCACACATACCAACCACCTCGGTCCGTGACCATATGAAATGG gcgGGGCTGCTCGGATGTGAAGCTGTCCTCTCCAGTATGGCTCTGATGCAGGCCAGCACCATTTCTGCTCCAAAGAAGATGATGACATCACTGGCCCCGCCCCCTGTTCCGGGTTCCACTCAGAGGGACCCGCAGGGACACATGGGCTTAACGGCGGCCATGACCTGCCCTCCACTG CTTGTCCGTAAAGAAGGAGACTTTCACGCCCCCCGCCTGCTGGACGAGAAGGAAATGAGACCCAGTGAGGACATGcagctgaagaagaagaacaggaagtCGGGAACGCCCTGCAAAGTCAGAGAGCAGGAGGGGAAAGGAGGGAAG GCTGTTGTGGTGGACGAGAATGGGAATTGTCCACTTTCCAAAGTGCAGAAGAACTTCATCTGTGATCACTGCTACGGCGCCTTCAGAAGCGGCTATCATCTGAAACGACACATTCTCATTCACACCG GGGAGAAGCCATTTGCTTGTGCCATATGTGACATGAGGTTTATTCAGCGTTACCACTTGGAGAGACACAGCCTCACGCATACTG GGGTGAAACCGTATGCTTGCACCATGTGTGACATGCGGTTTTTCCAACGTTACCACCTTCAGAGACACAGCCTCATACATACGG GGGTGAAGCCCTACGCTTGCTCCATGTGTGACAGGCGTTTTTTCCAACGCTAccacctgcagagacacagcCTCACTCATACGG GGGTGAAGCCGTATGCTTGTTCCATGTGTGACATGAAGTTTTTTCAGCGTTAccacctgcagagacacagcCTAACCCATACGG GGGTGAAGCCGTATGCTTGTTCCATGTGTGACATGAAGTTTTTTCAGCGTTAccacctgcagagacacagcCTAACCCATACGG GGGTGAAGCCATATGCTTGCTCCATGTGCCATATGAGGTTTTTTCAGCGTTGTCACCTTCAACGACACACTCTCACCCACACGG GGGTGAAGCCATTTGCTTGCACCATGTGTGATATGAGATTTTTTCAACGCTACCACCTCCAGAGACACAGCATCACCCATACGG GAGTGAAGCCTTACGCTTGTTCCATGTGTGACATGCGTTTTTTCCACCGTTACCATCTGCAGAGACACAGCCTCACTCACACGG GGGTGAAGCCGTACGCTTGCTCGATGTGCGACATGAGGTTTTTTCAACGTTACCACCTCCAGAGACACAGCCTCACTCATACGG GGGTGAAGCCGTATGCTTGCTCCATGTGTGACATGAGATTTTTCCAGCGTTACCACTTGGAAAGACACAGCCTCACTCACACGG gtgagaAGCCGTTTGCGTGTGATATGTGTGACATGCGCTTCATCCAGAGATATCACCTGGAGAGACACAAGCGCGTTCACAgcggagagaaaccgtatcagtGTGAGCGATGCCAACAG AATTTCTCGAGAACGGACCGGCTGCTCAGACACAGACGGCTGTGCCAGGGAAGGGGTGTGGCTAAAGTGGAGGCTACGCCCTGCTGTGAGCCCCGCCCATTTTCTCAAGACCCACTCCCGGCTCCGCCTCCAGCTCCACCTAACACCTGGAGTCGACTCGCAGTCTGA
- the znf740a gene encoding gastrula zinc finger protein XlCGF46.1 isoform X4, with translation MSHIPTTSVRDHMKWAGLLGCEAVLSSMALMQASTISAPKKMMTSLAPPPVPGSTQRDPQGHMGLTAAMTCPPLLVRKEGDFHAPRLLDEKEMRPSEDMQLKKKNRKSGTPCKVREQEGKGGKAVVVDENGNCPLSKVQKNFICDHCYGAFRSGYHLKRHILIHTGEKPFACAICDMRFIQRYHLERHSLTHTGVKPYACTMCDMRFFQRYHLQRHSLIHTGVKPYACSMCDRRFFQRYHLQRHSLTHTGVKPYACSMCDMKFFQRYHLQRHSLTHTGVKPYACSMCDMKFFQRYHLQRHSLTHTGVKPFACTMCDMRFFQRYHLQRHSITHTGVKPYACSMCDMRFFHRYHLQRHSLTHTGVKPYACNMCDMRFFQRYHLQRHSLTHTGVKPYACSMCDMRFFQRYHLQRHSLTHTGVKPYACSMCDMRFFQRYHLERHSLTHTGEKPFACDMCDMRFIQRYHLERHKRVHSGEKPYQCERCQQNFSRTDRLLRHRRLCQGRGVAKVEATPCCEPRPFSQDPLPAPPPAPPNTWSRLAV, from the exons ATGTCACACATACCAACCACCTCGGTCCGTGACCATATGAAATGG gcgGGGCTGCTCGGATGTGAAGCTGTCCTCTCCAGTATGGCTCTGATGCAGGCCAGCACCATTTCTGCTCCAAAGAAGATGATGACATCACTGGCCCCGCCCCCTGTTCCGGGTTCCACTCAGAGGGACCCGCAGGGACACATGGGCTTAACGGCGGCCATGACCTGCCCTCCACTG CTTGTCCGTAAAGAAGGAGACTTTCACGCCCCCCGCCTGCTGGACGAGAAGGAAATGAGACCCAGTGAGGACATGcagctgaagaagaagaacaggaagtCGGGAACGCCCTGCAAAGTCAGAGAGCAGGAGGGGAAAGGAGGGAAG GCTGTTGTGGTGGACGAGAATGGGAATTGTCCACTTTCCAAAGTGCAGAAGAACTTCATCTGTGATCACTGCTACGGCGCCTTCAGAAGCGGCTATCATCTGAAACGACACATTCTCATTCACACCG GGGAGAAGCCATTTGCTTGTGCCATATGTGACATGAGGTTTATTCAGCGTTACCACTTGGAGAGACACAGCCTCACGCATACTG GGGTGAAACCGTATGCTTGCACCATGTGTGACATGCGGTTTTTCCAACGTTACCACCTTCAGAGACACAGCCTCATACATACGG GGGTGAAGCCCTACGCTTGCTCCATGTGTGACAGGCGTTTTTTCCAACGCTAccacctgcagagacacagcCTCACTCATACGG GGGTGAAGCCGTATGCTTGTTCCATGTGTGACATGAAGTTTTTTCAGCGTTAccacctgcagagacacagcCTAACCCATACGG GGGTGAAGCCGTATGCTTGTTCCATGTGTGACATGAAGTTTTTTCAGCGTTAccacctgcagagacacagcCTAACCCATACGG GGGTGAAGCCATTTGCTTGCACCATGTGTGATATGAGATTTTTTCAACGCTACCACCTCCAGAGACACAGCATCACCCATACGG GAGTGAAGCCTTACGCTTGTTCCATGTGTGACATGCGTTTTTTCCACCGTTACCATCTGCAGAGACACAGCCTCACTCACACGG GGGTGAAGCCCTATGCTTGTAACATGTGTGACATGCGTTTTTTCCAACGCTAccacctgcagagacacagcCTCACCCATACGG GGGTGAAGCCGTACGCTTGCTCGATGTGCGACATGAGGTTTTTTCAACGTTACCACCTCCAGAGACACAGCCTCACTCATACGG GGGTGAAGCCGTATGCTTGCTCCATGTGTGACATGAGATTTTTCCAGCGTTACCACTTGGAAAGACACAGCCTCACTCACACGG gtgagaAGCCGTTTGCGTGTGATATGTGTGACATGCGCTTCATCCAGAGATATCACCTGGAGAGACACAAGCGCGTTCACAgcggagagaaaccgtatcagtGTGAGCGATGCCAACAG AATTTCTCGAGAACGGACCGGCTGCTCAGACACAGACGGCTGTGCCAGGGAAGGGGTGTGGCTAAAGTGGAGGCTACGCCCTGCTGTGAGCCCCGCCCATTTTCTCAAGACCCACTCCCGGCTCCGCCTCCAGCTCCACCTAACACCTGGAGTCGACTCGCAGTCTGA
- the znf740a gene encoding zinc finger protein 771 isoform X11, with the protein MSHIPTTSVRDHMKWAGLLGCEAVLSSMALMQASTISAPKKMMTSLAPPPVPGSTQRDPQGHMGLTAAMTCPPLLVRKEGDFHAPRLLDEKEMRPSEDMQLKKKNRKSGTPCKVREQEGKGGKAVVVDENGNCPLSKVQKNFICDHCYGAFRSGYHLKRHILIHTGEKPFACAICDMRFIQRYHLERHSLTHTGVKPYACTMCDMRFFQRYHLQRHSLIHTGVKPYACSMCDRRFFQRYHLQRHSLTHTGVKPYACSMCDMRFFHRYHLQRHSLTHTGVKPYACNMCDMRFFQRYHLQRHSLTHTGVKPYACSMCDMRFFQRYHLQRHSLTHTGVKPYACSMCDMRFFQRYHLERHSLTHTGEKPFACDMCDMRFIQRYHLERHKRVHSGEKPYQCERCQQNFSRTDRLLRHRRLCQGRGVAKVEATPCCEPRPFSQDPLPAPPPAPPNTWSRLAV; encoded by the exons ATGTCACACATACCAACCACCTCGGTCCGTGACCATATGAAATGG gcgGGGCTGCTCGGATGTGAAGCTGTCCTCTCCAGTATGGCTCTGATGCAGGCCAGCACCATTTCTGCTCCAAAGAAGATGATGACATCACTGGCCCCGCCCCCTGTTCCGGGTTCCACTCAGAGGGACCCGCAGGGACACATGGGCTTAACGGCGGCCATGACCTGCCCTCCACTG CTTGTCCGTAAAGAAGGAGACTTTCACGCCCCCCGCCTGCTGGACGAGAAGGAAATGAGACCCAGTGAGGACATGcagctgaagaagaagaacaggaagtCGGGAACGCCCTGCAAAGTCAGAGAGCAGGAGGGGAAAGGAGGGAAG GCTGTTGTGGTGGACGAGAATGGGAATTGTCCACTTTCCAAAGTGCAGAAGAACTTCATCTGTGATCACTGCTACGGCGCCTTCAGAAGCGGCTATCATCTGAAACGACACATTCTCATTCACACCG GGGAGAAGCCATTTGCTTGTGCCATATGTGACATGAGGTTTATTCAGCGTTACCACTTGGAGAGACACAGCCTCACGCATACTG GGGTGAAACCGTATGCTTGCACCATGTGTGACATGCGGTTTTTCCAACGTTACCACCTTCAGAGACACAGCCTCATACATACGG GGGTGAAGCCCTACGCTTGCTCCATGTGTGACAGGCGTTTTTTCCAACGCTAccacctgcagagacacagcCTCACTCATACGG GAGTGAAGCCTTACGCTTGTTCCATGTGTGACATGCGTTTTTTCCACCGTTACCATCTGCAGAGACACAGCCTCACTCACACGG GGGTGAAGCCCTATGCTTGTAACATGTGTGACATGCGTTTTTTCCAACGCTAccacctgcagagacacagcCTCACCCATACGG GGGTGAAGCCGTACGCTTGCTCGATGTGCGACATGAGGTTTTTTCAACGTTACCACCTCCAGAGACACAGCCTCACTCATACGG GGGTGAAGCCGTATGCTTGCTCCATGTGTGACATGAGATTTTTCCAGCGTTACCACTTGGAAAGACACAGCCTCACTCACACGG gtgagaAGCCGTTTGCGTGTGATATGTGTGACATGCGCTTCATCCAGAGATATCACCTGGAGAGACACAAGCGCGTTCACAgcggagagaaaccgtatcagtGTGAGCGATGCCAACAG AATTTCTCGAGAACGGACCGGCTGCTCAGACACAGACGGCTGTGCCAGGGAAGGGGTGTGGCTAAAGTGGAGGCTACGCCCTGCTGTGAGCCCCGCCCATTTTCTCAAGACCCACTCCCGGCTCCGCCTCCAGCTCCACCTAACACCTGGAGTCGACTCGCAGTCTGA
- the znf740a gene encoding gastrula zinc finger protein XlCGF46.1 isoform X3: MSHIPTTSVRDHMKWAGLLGCEAVLSSMALMQASTISAPKKMMTSLAPPPVPGSTQRDPQGHMGLTAAMTCPPLLVRKEGDFHAPRLLDEKEMRPSEDMQLKKKNRKSGTPCKVREQEGKGGKAVVVDENGNCPLSKVQKNFICDHCYGAFRSGYHLKRHILIHTGEKPFACAICDMRFIQRYHLERHSLTHTGVKPYACTMCDMRFFQRYHLQRHSLIHTGVKPYACSMCDRRFFQRYHLQRHSLTHTGVKPYACSMCDMKFFQRYHLQRHSLTHTGVKPYACSMCDMKFFQRYHLQRHSLTHTGVKPYACSMCHMRFFQRCHLQRHTLTHTGVKPYACSMCDMRFFHRYHLQRHSLTHTGVKPYACNMCDMRFFQRYHLQRHSLTHTGVKPYACSMCDMRFFQRYHLQRHSLTHTGVKPYACSMCDMRFFQRYHLERHSLTHTGEKPFACDMCDMRFIQRYHLERHKRVHSGEKPYQCERCQQNFSRTDRLLRHRRLCQGRGVAKVEATPCCEPRPFSQDPLPAPPPAPPNTWSRLAV, translated from the exons ATGTCACACATACCAACCACCTCGGTCCGTGACCATATGAAATGG gcgGGGCTGCTCGGATGTGAAGCTGTCCTCTCCAGTATGGCTCTGATGCAGGCCAGCACCATTTCTGCTCCAAAGAAGATGATGACATCACTGGCCCCGCCCCCTGTTCCGGGTTCCACTCAGAGGGACCCGCAGGGACACATGGGCTTAACGGCGGCCATGACCTGCCCTCCACTG CTTGTCCGTAAAGAAGGAGACTTTCACGCCCCCCGCCTGCTGGACGAGAAGGAAATGAGACCCAGTGAGGACATGcagctgaagaagaagaacaggaagtCGGGAACGCCCTGCAAAGTCAGAGAGCAGGAGGGGAAAGGAGGGAAG GCTGTTGTGGTGGACGAGAATGGGAATTGTCCACTTTCCAAAGTGCAGAAGAACTTCATCTGTGATCACTGCTACGGCGCCTTCAGAAGCGGCTATCATCTGAAACGACACATTCTCATTCACACCG GGGAGAAGCCATTTGCTTGTGCCATATGTGACATGAGGTTTATTCAGCGTTACCACTTGGAGAGACACAGCCTCACGCATACTG GGGTGAAACCGTATGCTTGCACCATGTGTGACATGCGGTTTTTCCAACGTTACCACCTTCAGAGACACAGCCTCATACATACGG GGGTGAAGCCCTACGCTTGCTCCATGTGTGACAGGCGTTTTTTCCAACGCTAccacctgcagagacacagcCTCACTCATACGG GGGTGAAGCCGTATGCTTGTTCCATGTGTGACATGAAGTTTTTTCAGCGTTAccacctgcagagacacagcCTAACCCATACGG GGGTGAAGCCGTATGCTTGTTCCATGTGTGACATGAAGTTTTTTCAGCGTTAccacctgcagagacacagcCTAACCCATACGG GGGTGAAGCCATATGCTTGCTCCATGTGCCATATGAGGTTTTTTCAGCGTTGTCACCTTCAACGACACACTCTCACCCACACGG GAGTGAAGCCTTACGCTTGTTCCATGTGTGACATGCGTTTTTTCCACCGTTACCATCTGCAGAGACACAGCCTCACTCACACGG GGGTGAAGCCCTATGCTTGTAACATGTGTGACATGCGTTTTTTCCAACGCTAccacctgcagagacacagcCTCACCCATACGG GGGTGAAGCCGTACGCTTGCTCGATGTGCGACATGAGGTTTTTTCAACGTTACCACCTCCAGAGACACAGCCTCACTCATACGG GGGTGAAGCCGTATGCTTGCTCCATGTGTGACATGAGATTTTTCCAGCGTTACCACTTGGAAAGACACAGCCTCACTCACACGG gtgagaAGCCGTTTGCGTGTGATATGTGTGACATGCGCTTCATCCAGAGATATCACCTGGAGAGACACAAGCGCGTTCACAgcggagagaaaccgtatcagtGTGAGCGATGCCAACAG AATTTCTCGAGAACGGACCGGCTGCTCAGACACAGACGGCTGTGCCAGGGAAGGGGTGTGGCTAAAGTGGAGGCTACGCCCTGCTGTGAGCCCCGCCCATTTTCTCAAGACCCACTCCCGGCTCCGCCTCCAGCTCCACCTAACACCTGGAGTCGACTCGCAGTCTGA